The following coding sequences lie in one Pseudomonas monsensis genomic window:
- a CDS encoding TetR family transcriptional regulator, whose protein sequence is MRVTKAQAQANREHIVETASELFRERGFDGVGVADLMAAAGFTHGGFYKHFGSKADLMAEASACSLAKSLAAAEALDVAGFIDVYVTRAHRDGRSSGCTMAALCGDAARQPDAVKATFAEGIERTLQTLGDKYPTGPDAAPGEGRRKMIDLLSRAAGAIILSRACPDDSALADEILQVCRAEMLASLPVDDETAV, encoded by the coding sequence GTGAGAGTGACCAAGGCCCAGGCGCAAGCCAATCGAGAGCACATCGTTGAAACGGCTTCAGAACTGTTCCGTGAGCGCGGTTTTGACGGTGTCGGTGTGGCCGATCTCATGGCGGCGGCCGGTTTCACCCACGGAGGCTTCTACAAACATTTCGGATCGAAGGCCGATCTGATGGCCGAAGCCTCGGCCTGCAGTCTGGCCAAATCGCTGGCCGCCGCGGAAGCGCTCGATGTCGCGGGCTTCATTGATGTTTATGTGACCCGCGCACATCGGGATGGACGCAGCAGCGGCTGCACAATGGCCGCGTTGTGTGGTGACGCGGCGCGGCAACCGGACGCTGTGAAAGCGACGTTTGCCGAAGGCATCGAACGCACCCTGCAAACCCTCGGCGACAAATACCCGACAGGCCCGGATGCCGCGCCGGGTGAGGGGCGGCGGAAAATGATCGACCTGCTGTCGCGTGCTGCCGGTGCGATTATCCTGTCGCGCGCCTGTCCGGATGATTCCGCGCTGGCGGATGAGATTCTTCAGGTGTGCCGCGCCGAGATGCTGGCTTCATTGCCCGTGGATGACGAGACGGCGGTGTAG
- a CDS encoding carbohydrate porin yields the protein MFRFSHTGWLNGVLLGLTCSATLPAFADTDANLLSRNTLTGDWGGLRHQMDEDGIKFTGDYTGEMAYNADGGLHRSGRYSQNIKLGAQFDLSKLYGVENAGKVQLTINDRRGNSASEDLVGNRLPIQENYGGLYTRLTELSYERSLFTPALNVKLGYMAMGNDLGGLDSGILCNFMNAGFCGHPLNMSGGSGWTNYPNAHLGVRVKYDLSSAWQLRVAAFNVDPQSNGNSSRAWHLGPKHTTGTVVPIELVYKRAGQLPGEYKLGYYYDSSDVKRIGSDKEVSGRGGHYLLIDQAVWRSASSEGRSLHAFGQYSAASEAASPFSKWYGTGVVLYKPFEGRPRDTLALGYGRAVPNPRSRDVQQEAAQANGAAFPNLDSAEQLIELGYGYQATPWLTLRPNVQYIIEPGAFSGQDIDNALVFGLQVKAAL from the coding sequence ATGTTTCGTTTTTCTCATACCGGCTGGCTCAACGGCGTGCTGTTGGGCCTGACCTGCAGCGCCACCCTGCCCGCCTTTGCCGACACCGATGCCAACCTCCTCAGCCGCAATACCCTGACCGGCGACTGGGGTGGCTTGCGCCACCAGATGGACGAAGACGGCATCAAATTCACCGGTGACTACACCGGTGAAATGGCTTACAACGCCGACGGCGGCCTGCATCGCTCGGGCCGTTACTCGCAGAACATCAAGCTCGGCGCACAGTTCGACCTGAGCAAGCTGTATGGCGTGGAGAACGCCGGCAAGGTCCAGTTGACCATCAACGACCGGCGCGGCAACAGCGCCTCGGAAGACCTGGTCGGCAACCGTCTGCCGATTCAGGAAAACTACGGCGGCCTCTACACCCGCCTGACCGAGCTCAGCTACGAGCGCAGCCTGTTCACCCCGGCGCTCAACGTGAAGCTGGGTTACATGGCCATGGGCAACGACCTTGGTGGCCTCGACAGCGGCATTCTCTGCAACTTCATGAACGCCGGCTTCTGCGGCCATCCGTTGAACATGTCCGGTGGCAGCGGCTGGACCAACTACCCCAATGCCCATCTCGGCGTGCGGGTGAAGTACGACCTGTCGTCGGCGTGGCAGCTGCGCGTCGCCGCGTTCAATGTCGATCCGCAAAGCAACGGCAATTCCAGTCGTGCCTGGCACTTGGGACCGAAGCACACCACGGGCACTGTGGTGCCGATCGAACTGGTCTACAAGCGCGCGGGGCAGTTGCCCGGCGAATACAAGCTTGGCTACTACTACGACAGCTCCGACGTGAAACGCATCGGCAGCGATAAAGAGGTGTCCGGCCGCGGCGGTCATTACCTGCTGATCGACCAGGCCGTGTGGCGTTCGGCATCGTCCGAGGGCCGCAGTCTGCACGCCTTCGGTCAATACTCGGCCGCCAGCGAAGCGGCTTCGCCGTTCAGCAAGTGGTACGGCACTGGCGTGGTGCTATACAAACCGTTCGAAGGGCGCCCGCGTGACACCCTCGCGCTCGGTTATGGCCGGGCCGTGCCGAACCCGCGCAGTCGTGACGTGCAGCAAGAGGCGGCGCAGGCCAACGGCGCGGCATTCCCGAACCTGGACAGTGCCGAACAGTTGATCGAACTCGGTTACGGTTACCAGGCCACCCCGTGGCTGACCTTGCGCCCCAATGTGCAATACATCATCGAGCCGGGCGCGTTTTCCGGGCAGGACATCGACAATGCATTGGTGTTTGGCTTGCAGGTAAAAGCGGCGCTCTAA
- a CDS encoding ABC transporter ATP-binding protein, which produces MLRVFERRLDPFPPDEVPPPPNGLARFLWACTRGARGYVLALALLSAAVSIYEAWLFSFLGQVVDLLSTWQAGGEAAAQESRVLWGMGIVMVFSVGLVALRTMVQHQILAINLPLRLRWDFHRLMLRQSLSFFSDEFSGRVTTKVMQTALAVRDVLFTLIEILPGIGVYFIAIIALAGGFALKLMLPFLAWVVFFGLAMWYFVPRLGKVGQEQANARSMMTGRISDAYTNITTVKLFSHSNREAHFARAAMEDFKLTGFRQMRLVSLFEIVNQALVVALIMSAGGYALWLWHQGDVGAGAVAAITAMALRINGMSNWIMWQMTSLFESIGTVQDGMATLTQGAKVQDAPDAGVLVTTGGAVTFDKVRFNYNGERQVFDGLSLSIRPGEKIGLVGRSGAGKSTLINLLLRFYDVDSGEIRIDGQNIAHVTQDSLRSAIGMVTQDTSLLHRSIRDNIAYGRPDATDAQVRRAAANAQADEFISQLSDRQGHTGYDTLVGERGIKLSGGQRQRVAIARVMLKNAPILLLDEATSALDSEVEVAIQESLDEMMQGKTVIAIAHRLSTIAAMDRLIVMDDGRIIEQGTHSELLEKNGVYARLWAHQSGGFLGEDKGVIEAVDPA; this is translated from the coding sequence ATGCTTCGTGTGTTCGAACGAAGACTCGACCCTTTTCCTCCTGACGAGGTCCCACCACCCCCCAACGGACTGGCCCGCTTTCTCTGGGCCTGCACGCGCGGCGCGCGCGGTTATGTCCTGGCGCTGGCATTGCTCAGTGCGGCCGTGTCGATTTATGAAGCGTGGCTGTTTTCCTTCCTTGGACAGGTCGTGGATCTGTTGTCGACCTGGCAGGCCGGCGGTGAAGCCGCTGCGCAGGAGAGTCGAGTGTTGTGGGGCATGGGCATTGTCATGGTGTTCAGTGTCGGGCTGGTGGCGTTGCGCACGATGGTGCAGCACCAGATTCTGGCGATTAACCTGCCGTTGCGCCTGCGCTGGGACTTCCATCGGCTGATGCTGCGGCAGAGCCTTTCGTTTTTTTCCGATGAGTTTTCCGGCCGGGTTACCACCAAGGTCATGCAGACCGCGCTGGCGGTGCGTGATGTGCTGTTTACCCTGATCGAGATCCTGCCCGGCATCGGTGTGTATTTCATTGCGATCATCGCGCTGGCCGGCGGCTTTGCACTGAAACTGATGCTGCCGTTCCTGGCGTGGGTCGTGTTTTTCGGGCTGGCCATGTGGTACTTCGTGCCGCGTCTGGGCAAAGTGGGGCAGGAGCAAGCCAATGCGCGGTCGATGATGACCGGGCGGATCTCCGACGCCTACACCAACATCACCACGGTGAAACTGTTCTCGCACTCCAACCGTGAGGCGCACTTCGCCCGGGCGGCGATGGAAGATTTCAAATTGACCGGTTTTCGCCAGATGCGTCTGGTGAGTCTGTTCGAGATCGTCAACCAGGCTCTGGTGGTGGCGTTGATCATGTCCGCCGGCGGTTACGCGTTGTGGCTGTGGCACCAGGGTGACGTCGGCGCAGGTGCCGTGGCGGCAATCACCGCGATGGCGTTACGCATCAATGGCATGTCGAACTGGATCATGTGGCAAATGACTTCGCTGTTCGAAAGCATCGGCACTGTTCAGGATGGCATGGCGACGCTGACCCAAGGCGCCAAAGTCCAGGACGCACCGGATGCCGGTGTGCTGGTGACCACTGGCGGCGCGGTCACGTTCGATAAGGTGCGTTTCAACTACAACGGCGAGCGTCAGGTGTTCGACGGCCTCAGCCTGAGCATCCGGCCCGGGGAAAAAATCGGTCTGGTCGGTCGCTCCGGCGCCGGCAAATCCACGCTGATCAACCTGCTGCTGCGTTTCTACGATGTCGACAGCGGGGAAATTCGCATCGACGGCCAGAACATCGCGCACGTGACCCAGGACAGTCTGCGCAGTGCCATCGGCATGGTGACCCAGGACACTTCGCTGCTGCACCGTTCCATTCGCGACAACATTGCCTACGGCCGACCGGATGCGACCGACGCGCAAGTGCGCCGCGCTGCGGCCAATGCGCAGGCCGATGAGTTCATCAGCCAGTTGAGCGATCGTCAGGGGCATACTGGTTACGACACTCTGGTGGGCGAGCGGGGCATCAAGCTCTCCGGCGGTCAGCGGCAACGCGTTGCGATTGCCCGGGTCATGCTGAAAAACGCGCCGATCCTGTTGCTTGACGAAGCCACCAGCGCGCTGGACTCGGAAGTCGAAGTGGCGATTCAGGAAAGCCTCGATGAGATGATGCAAGGCAAGACCGTGATCGCGATTGCCCACCGACTGTCGACGATTGCAGCGATGGATCGGCTGATCGTCATGGACGACGGGCGCATCATCGAACAGGGCACGCACAGCGAACTGCTCGAGAAAAACGGCGTGTATGCGCGGCTGTGGGCGCATCAAAGCGGTGGCTTCCTGGGCGAGGACAAGGGCGTGATCGAGGCGGTGGACCCGGCGTGA
- a CDS encoding LysR family transcriptional regulator, whose translation MDNNISWELYRSYLSVLQEGSLSGAARALGVAQPTVGRHIDTLEQQLGVSLFTRSQQGLLATEAAQALKPFAQSMQANAAALLRAAEAQGSGVRGTVRISASEVVGAEVLPPVIAGLKGQYPELNVELVLTNRVQDLLHREADIAVRMVAPEQGSLIARRIGDIELGLHAHRRYLDARGTPQTLEQLTEHALIGFDQETPFLRSARHWLPQWRREHFTLRTDSDLAQLAMIRAGVGIGVCQVRVAQRDPALVRVLAHPFKPRLTSWLTMHEDLRNSPRCKVTFEALLSGLEQYVG comes from the coding sequence ATGGACAACAACATCAGCTGGGAACTGTACCGCTCGTACCTGAGCGTGCTGCAGGAAGGATCATTGTCGGGTGCCGCTCGAGCACTGGGGGTTGCGCAACCTACGGTCGGGCGCCATATCGACACGCTCGAGCAACAATTGGGCGTGAGTTTGTTCACTCGCTCCCAACAAGGGTTGCTGGCGACCGAAGCCGCGCAGGCCCTCAAGCCCTTCGCGCAATCCATGCAGGCCAATGCCGCCGCACTGTTGCGCGCAGCCGAGGCGCAAGGAAGCGGCGTCAGAGGCACGGTGCGCATCAGTGCCAGCGAAGTCGTGGGCGCCGAAGTGCTGCCTCCGGTTATTGCCGGCTTAAAAGGACAGTACCCGGAACTGAACGTTGAGCTGGTCCTGACCAATCGCGTTCAGGACCTGTTGCACCGCGAGGCTGATATCGCCGTGCGCATGGTTGCGCCCGAGCAAGGTTCGCTGATTGCCCGGCGCATCGGCGATATCGAACTGGGCCTGCATGCTCACCGCCGCTACCTCGATGCGCGAGGCACACCGCAGACACTGGAACAGCTCACTGAACACGCGCTGATCGGCTTTGACCAGGAGACGCCCTTTCTGCGCAGCGCCAGGCACTGGTTGCCGCAATGGCGTCGCGAACACTTCACCTTGCGTACCGACAGCGATCTGGCGCAACTGGCGATGATTCGTGCCGGGGTGGGCATCGGCGTGTGCCAGGTGCGAGTGGCGCAACGTGACCCTGCGCTGGTGCGCGTACTCGCACACCCCTTCAAACCCAGACTCACCAGTTGGCTGACCATGCATGAAGATTTACGCAACAGTCCGCGCTGCAAAGTGACCTTCGAGGCGCTGCTGTCAGGACTCGAGCAATACGTGGGCTAA
- a CDS encoding SDR family NAD(P)-dependent oxidoreductase, producing MNTRPTVLITGASTGIGAVYADRFAQRGHDLVLVARDLARLEALATRLRREHDVAVDVIAADLTQAGDLATIESRLRDDARIGILVNNAGAALSGQFIDQSTDKVAQLVALNTTALVRLASAIAPRLVKAGDGAIINIGSVVGLAPEFGMTVYGATKAFVLFLSQGLSLELSPQGVYVQAVLPAATRTEIWDRSGVDINTLTEIMEVGDLVDAALAGFDRREPVTIPPLHEAERWDDLQTARQALLGQIRQSAVAQRYQTPE from the coding sequence ATGAACACTCGCCCTACTGTTTTGATCACTGGCGCCTCCACCGGCATTGGCGCCGTCTACGCCGATCGCTTCGCGCAACGCGGCCACGATCTGGTCCTGGTCGCCCGTGATTTGGCGCGCCTGGAGGCCCTTGCCACCCGGTTGCGCCGCGAGCACGACGTCGCCGTCGATGTGATTGCGGCTGACCTGACCCAAGCCGGCGATCTGGCCACGATTGAGTCCCGTCTGCGTGATGACGCCCGGATCGGCATCCTCGTCAATAACGCCGGCGCCGCGCTGTCCGGTCAGTTCATTGACCAAAGCACCGACAAGGTTGCGCAATTGGTCGCCCTCAACACCACTGCGCTGGTGCGACTGGCCAGCGCCATCGCTCCACGCCTGGTCAAAGCCGGCGACGGCGCGATCATCAACATCGGTTCGGTGGTGGGTCTGGCGCCGGAGTTCGGTATGACGGTCTACGGTGCGACCAAGGCCTTTGTGCTGTTCCTTTCCCAAGGCCTGAGCCTGGAACTCTCGCCACAGGGCGTCTACGTGCAGGCCGTGCTGCCGGCCGCCACCCGCACGGAAATCTGGGATCGCTCCGGCGTCGACATCAACACCTTGACCGAAATCATGGAAGTGGGCGACCTGGTGGATGCCGCGCTGGCCGGTTTCGATCGTCGCGAACCGGTGACCATTCCGCCCCTGCACGAAGCAGAACGCTGGGATGACCTGCAGACCGCACGGCAGGCCCTGCTGGGGCAGATCCGCCAGTCTGCAGTTGCCCAGCGCTACCAGACGCCAGAGTGA
- a CDS encoding sensor domain-containing diguanylate cyclase: MKRDSHLVVLLLLVIGCSLASLTVWKVLASRERALEEVNVHGLNLTQALATYSEGIVRQSSLLLLGLVERLETEGSGPAQIQRLTALVERQEPLMPQLSGITIYDTQGRWLMSSNRPIPAGANSSDRVYFIHHRDDPSRETFIGPPIQSRSNQEWVITVSRRFNGPDGEFAGVVAVTLGVENFLRLFGKIDVGQEGAIGLSYTDGTLLVRYPFREQDMGRNFSKSPIYAKYLVDRSVGTASFTSSLDGVERLYAFRKSDRLPLITTVALGKREALAAWRMEALLSAVVVTGLLGLTGLIGWFLILDIRRRTAAEDQLRGAQQQLLSSNRQLELLAMKDALTGLANRRWFDESLAMEARRAQRDGTTLALLMIDIDYFKRFNDAFGHVAGDACLQRVGRILEACVRRPSDLVARYGGEEMGIIMPDTDSDGAAVVAQLILDRLQQEHIAHDTSPFGRLSVSIGMATASGSRLDNVQGLIEMADQALYSAKAQGRNRFVRGISESESG, from the coding sequence GTGAAGCGTGATTCCCACCTGGTGGTGCTTTTGCTGTTGGTCATTGGCTGCTCTCTCGCGTCATTGACGGTGTGGAAGGTATTGGCCTCCCGTGAGCGGGCACTGGAGGAGGTGAATGTCCATGGCTTGAACCTGACCCAGGCGCTGGCGACTTACTCCGAGGGCATTGTCCGCCAGAGTTCGCTGCTTTTGCTCGGGCTCGTCGAGCGTCTGGAGACCGAAGGCAGCGGCCCTGCCCAGATTCAGCGACTGACTGCACTGGTCGAGCGCCAGGAACCGCTGATGCCACAGCTCAGTGGCATCACGATCTACGACACTCAGGGCCGCTGGCTGATGTCCTCCAACCGGCCGATTCCAGCCGGGGCCAATAGCAGTGATCGGGTCTATTTCATCCATCACCGTGACGATCCGTCCCGCGAGACCTTTATCGGTCCGCCGATCCAGAGCCGCTCCAATCAGGAATGGGTGATCACCGTCAGCCGTCGCTTCAATGGTCCCGATGGCGAGTTCGCCGGTGTGGTGGCGGTGACCCTTGGGGTGGAAAATTTCCTGCGACTGTTTGGAAAAATCGATGTGGGGCAGGAGGGCGCGATCGGTTTGTCCTATACCGATGGCACGTTGCTGGTTCGCTATCCTTTCCGCGAACAGGACATGGGCCGCAACTTTTCCAAATCGCCCATCTACGCCAAATACCTGGTTGATCGATCCGTCGGCACTGCGTCGTTCACCTCCAGCCTGGATGGTGTGGAAAGGCTCTACGCTTTTCGCAAGAGCGACCGGCTGCCGCTGATCACGACCGTCGCCCTCGGCAAGCGCGAAGCCCTTGCTGCGTGGCGAATGGAGGCGTTGCTGTCGGCGGTGGTGGTCACCGGATTGCTCGGCCTGACGGGGCTGATCGGCTGGTTTCTGATCCTCGATATCCGCCGGCGCACGGCGGCCGAGGATCAATTGCGCGGGGCTCAGCAGCAGTTGCTGTCGTCAAACCGGCAACTTGAGTTGCTGGCGATGAAAGACGCCCTGACCGGTCTGGCCAACCGGCGCTGGTTTGATGAGAGCCTGGCGATGGAAGCCCGACGAGCACAGCGTGACGGCACGACGCTGGCCTTGCTGATGATTGATATCGACTACTTCAAGCGTTTTAACGATGCGTTCGGGCATGTGGCTGGCGACGCCTGCCTGCAGAGGGTGGGCCGCATTCTCGAAGCGTGTGTCAGGCGGCCGTCGGATCTGGTGGCTCGCTATGGCGGCGAAGAGATGGGCATCATCATGCCTGACACCGACAGTGATGGTGCCGCCGTGGTGGCGCAACTGATCCTCGACCGTTTGCAGCAAGAGCATATTGCGCACGACACCAGTCCGTTCGGTCGGCTCAGTGTGAGCATCGGCATGGCGACCGCTAGCGGTTCTCGACTGGACAATGTGCAGGGGTTGATCGAGATGGCAGATCAGGCGTTGTACAGCGCGAAGGCGCAGGGTCGTAACCGTTTCGTGCGGGGGATTAGTGAGAGCGAATCCGGGTAA
- a CDS encoding glucose/quinate/shikimate family membrane-bound PQQ-dependent dehydrogenase codes for MKQSQGLSGLSKFILVGLGVIIALLGLALAAGGVKLVSLGGSWYFLMGGLVMAVSGWLIARFKPAGAWLFAAFLLGTAIWAVSDAGLVFWPVFSRLFMFSAVGLVVALVYPLLKRASGGVPGRGAYALAAVLAIGLAVAAANMFVAHPTVAATGTGPGLTPVEPDKAQKDWAHYGNTEGGSRFAALDQINRTNVDKLKVAWTYHTGDIAESDGNGAEDQLTPLQIGNKVFICTPHNNLIALDADTGKELWKNAINAKSKVWQRCRGMAYFDATKAIAQPGNSSIVEAKPAPAANCQRRLLTNTIDARLIAVDADTGEFCQGFGNNGQVDLKAGLGDVPDSYYQLSSAPLMAGTTVVVGGRVADNVQTDMPGGVIRGFDVITGAMRWAFDPGNPQDKKAPADGSTYVRSTPNSWAPMSYDPATNTVFLPMGSSSTDIYGVERSKLDHTYGASILALDASTGDERWVFQTVHNDLWDFDLPMQPSLIDFDKDGKTVPALVIGTKAGQIYVLDRATGKPLTDVKEVPVKAANIPNEPYSPTQPKSVGMPQIGAQHLTESDMWGATPYDQLLCRIDFKSMRYDGLYTAPGTDKSLSFPGSLGGMNWGSISTDPVHGFIFVNDMRLGLWIQMIPSQNKAQASSGGEALNTGMGAVPLKGTPYAVNKNRFLSVAGIPCQAPPFGTLTAIDMKTQKVAWQVPVGTVEDTGPLGIRMHLPIKIGLPTLGGTLSTQGGLIFIAGTQDFYLRAFNSGNGEEVWKARLPVGSQGGPMTYVSPKTGKQYIVVTAGGARQSTDRGDYVMAYALP; via the coding sequence GTGAAGCAGAGTCAAGGCCTCTCTGGCCTTTCTAAATTCATTCTGGTCGGGCTGGGCGTGATCATCGCCCTGCTCGGCTTGGCGCTCGCTGCTGGCGGCGTGAAGTTGGTCAGCCTGGGAGGGTCGTGGTACTTCCTGATGGGTGGTCTGGTGATGGCGGTTTCCGGATGGCTGATCGCACGCTTCAAACCGGCGGGTGCGTGGTTGTTTGCGGCGTTCCTGCTCGGGACCGCAATCTGGGCCGTGAGCGATGCCGGGCTGGTGTTCTGGCCGGTGTTCTCGCGCCTGTTCATGTTCAGTGCGGTGGGTCTGGTGGTCGCGCTGGTTTATCCATTGCTCAAGCGTGCCAGCGGTGGCGTTCCAGGGCGCGGTGCTTATGCGCTGGCCGCTGTACTCGCGATCGGCCTGGCCGTCGCGGCCGCTAACATGTTTGTCGCGCACCCAACGGTAGCAGCCACCGGCACGGGCCCGGGGCTCACGCCAGTGGAGCCGGACAAGGCGCAGAAAGACTGGGCGCACTACGGCAACACCGAAGGTGGCAGCCGTTTCGCCGCGCTGGATCAGATCAACCGCACCAACGTCGACAAACTGAAAGTCGCGTGGACCTACCACACCGGTGACATCGCCGAGAGCGATGGCAACGGCGCCGAAGATCAGCTCACCCCGCTGCAGATCGGCAACAAGGTGTTCATCTGCACTCCGCACAACAACCTGATCGCGCTGGATGCCGACACCGGCAAGGAACTGTGGAAAAACGCGATCAACGCCAAGTCGAAAGTCTGGCAGCGTTGCCGTGGCATGGCCTATTTCGATGCCACCAAGGCCATCGCTCAGCCGGGCAATTCGAGCATCGTCGAAGCCAAACCTGCGCCGGCCGCCAACTGCCAGCGCCGCCTGCTGACCAACACCATCGACGCACGTCTGATCGCGGTCGATGCCGACACCGGCGAGTTCTGCCAGGGTTTCGGCAACAACGGTCAGGTTGATCTGAAGGCCGGTCTGGGTGATGTGCCGGACAGCTACTATCAGCTCTCCTCCGCGCCATTGATGGCCGGCACCACAGTCGTGGTCGGCGGGCGCGTGGCCGACAACGTGCAAACCGACATGCCGGGCGGCGTGATCCGTGGTTTCGACGTGATCACCGGCGCCATGCGTTGGGCCTTCGACCCGGGCAACCCACAGGATAAAAAGGCACCGGCCGACGGCAGCACCTATGTGCGCAGCACGCCGAACAGCTGGGCGCCGATGTCCTACGACCCGGCGACCAACACCGTGTTCCTGCCGATGGGCAGTTCGTCCACCGACATCTACGGTGTCGAGCGCAGCAAACTCGATCACACCTACGGCGCCTCGATCCTCGCGCTGGACGCCAGCACTGGCGATGAGCGCTGGGTGTTCCAGACCGTGCACAACGACCTCTGGGACTTCGACCTGCCGATGCAGCCGAGCCTGATCGACTTCGACAAGGACGGCAAAACCGTGCCGGCGCTGGTCATCGGCACCAAGGCCGGGCAGATTTATGTCCTGGATCGTGCCACCGGCAAGCCGCTGACCGATGTCAAGGAAGTCCCGGTCAAAGCCGCGAACATCCCGAACGAACCGTACTCGCCAACCCAGCCGAAATCGGTGGGCATGCCGCAGATCGGCGCGCAGCACCTGACCGAATCCGACATGTGGGGTGCCACGCCGTACGACCAGTTGTTGTGCCGGATCGACTTCAAGTCGATGCGTTATGACGGCCTGTACACCGCGCCGGGTACTGACAAATCCCTGAGCTTCCCGGGTTCGCTGGGTGGCATGAACTGGGGCAGCATCTCCACTGACCCGGTGCACGGCTTCATCTTCGTCAACGACATGCGCCTGGGTCTGTGGATTCAGATGATCCCGTCGCAGAACAAGGCGCAGGCCTCGTCCGGTGGCGAAGCGCTGAACACCGGCATGGGCGCCGTACCGCTCAAGGGCACGCCGTATGCGGTGAACAAGAACCGCTTCCTGTCGGTGGCCGGCATCCCTTGCCAGGCTCCGCCGTTCGGTACCCTGACGGCGATCGACATGAAGACGCAGAAAGTCGCCTGGCAGGTTCCAGTCGGCACCGTTGAAGACACCGGTCCCCTGGGCATCCGCATGCACCTGCCGATCAAGATCGGTCTGCCAACCCTCGGCGGCACCCTGTCGACCCAAGGTGGCTTGATCTTCATCGCCGGCACCCAGGACTTCTACCTGCGCGCCTTCAACAGCGGCAACGGTGAAGAAGTCTGGAAAGCGCGCCTGCCCGTCGGCAGTCAGGGCGGCCCGATGACCTACGTTTCGCCGAAGACCGGCAAGCAGTACATCGTCGTCACCGCCGGTGGTGCACGCCAGTCGACCGATCGCGGCGACTACGTGATGGCCTACGCCTTGCCGTAA
- a CDS encoding NAD-dependent epimerase/dehydratase family protein — translation MILSRRVLVLGATGGIGGEVARKLRESGWQVCALRRGGRPPHEGAEGFTWFDGDAMNRQQVMAAAQGCSVIVHAVNPPGYRDWDKRVLPMIDNTIAAAIAQGATIVLPGTVYNYGPDAFPLLHEDSPQHPVTRKGALRVELERHLREASTQGCRVIIVRAGNFFGPVPGNNWFSQGLVKPGRAVTRVLVPSAKGIGNQWAYLPDVANTMTQLLERRETLAPFAAFHMDGHWDADGRQMAEAIRRVVARHGGKTPRIKAFPWWLINVLSPFVETFREMQEMRYLWQQPVRLNGAQLQSTLGREPHTPLDEAVEATLVGLECVDQSYDALSRRRPAARMRS, via the coding sequence ATGATCTTGAGTCGACGCGTTTTGGTACTGGGTGCAACGGGAGGTATCGGCGGTGAAGTGGCGCGCAAGCTGCGCGAATCCGGCTGGCAGGTGTGTGCGCTGCGACGCGGTGGTCGTCCACCTCACGAAGGGGCTGAAGGTTTTACCTGGTTTGACGGGGATGCGATGAATCGCCAACAGGTCATGGCGGCGGCACAGGGCTGCTCGGTCATTGTCCACGCGGTCAATCCACCCGGTTATCGTGACTGGGACAAGCGGGTCTTGCCCATGATCGACAACACCATTGCGGCCGCCATTGCACAAGGGGCGACCATCGTCCTGCCGGGCACTGTTTATAACTACGGGCCAGACGCATTCCCGTTGCTGCACGAAGACTCACCACAACACCCCGTGACCCGCAAAGGCGCGCTGCGGGTCGAGCTTGAACGACATCTGCGCGAAGCCAGCACCCAGGGATGCCGGGTAATCATCGTGCGTGCCGGCAACTTTTTCGGGCCGGTGCCGGGCAACAACTGGTTTTCCCAAGGGCTGGTCAAACCGGGGCGGGCAGTCACCCGTGTGCTGGTACCCAGTGCCAAGGGCATCGGCAATCAATGGGCCTATTTGCCGGATGTCGCCAACACCATGACGCAACTGCTGGAGCGCAGAGAAACGCTTGCACCGTTCGCCGCGTTTCATATGGACGGTCATTGGGATGCGGATGGCAGGCAAATGGCCGAAGCCATACGCCGCGTTGTGGCAAGACATGGCGGTAAAACGCCAAGGATCAAAGCGTTTCCCTGGTGGTTGATCAACGTGTTGTCGCCCTTTGTCGAAACGTTTCGCGAAATGCAGGAGATGCGTTACCTGTGGCAACAACCGGTAAGGCTGAACGGCGCGCAGTTGCAATCGACCTTGGGTCGCGAGCCGCATACGCCGCTGGATGAAGCTGTGGAGGCGACGCTGGTGGGGTTGGAGTGTGTTGATCAGTCTTATGATGCCCTCTCTCGCCGTCGGCCCGCAGCGAGAATGCGTTCGTAG